The Syngnathus typhle isolate RoL2023-S1 ecotype Sweden linkage group LG16, RoL_Styp_1.0, whole genome shotgun sequence genome includes a region encoding these proteins:
- the LOC133169629 gene encoding b(0,+)-type amino acid transporter 1-like, producing the protein MKREINLLGGVAFISGTMIGSGIFMSPQFVLAYIGSPGASLLIWAFCGVVAMFAAMSYSELGTLIPESGGEFIYILRIYGSFPAFLAALTFVLIVRPSSVAAVAISIAKYATAPFYSGRDPPQLIVKCVAAAVILTVATVNILNVRLAVKIQVVFLFVKVLTLTSIVIGGIVALARSQRVIVQNLSPDHAFEGTRYSFSTTGMAFYQGLWSYAGWYNLNYIIEELKRPQVRLLFCF; encoded by the coding sequence ATGAAAAGGGAAATCAATTTGCTTGGCGGCGTGGCGTTCATTTCAGGAACCATGATTGGATCGGGTATATTCATGTCGCCGCAATTTGTGCTGGCCTACATCGGAAGTCCTGGAGCCAGTTTGTTGATCTGGGCCTTCTGTGGTGTTGTGGCCATGTTTGCCGCCATGTCCTACAGCGAACTTGGAACCCTTATTCCTGAGTCTGGGGGGGAATTCATTTACATCCTGCGGATCTATGGCTCGTTTCCCGCTTTCTTGGCGGCCCTAACTTTTGTCCTGATTGTCAGGCCTTCTAGCGTGGCGGCAGTGGCCATCAGCATTGCAAAGTATGCGACAGCCCCCTTTTACAGCGGCCGCGATCCTCCGCAGCTGATCGTCAAGTGTGTTGCGGCCGCAGTCATACTGACTGTTGCCACGGTAAATATCTTGAACGTACGCCTTGCCGTCAAAATCCAGGTCGTCTTCCTTTTCGTCAAGGTCTTGACCTTGACGTCGATTGTAATTGGAGGGATTGTGGCGCTCGCACGGAGCCAGCGTGTCATTGTGCAAAACTTGAGTCCTGATCATGCATTTGAGGGCACTCGATACTCTTTTAGCACAACCGGAATGGCTTTTTACCAAGGACTCTGGTCCTATGCGGGCTGGTACAATTTAAATTATATCATTGAGGAACTGAAACGACCCCAGGTGagactgttgttttgtttttaa